TCGGCACGCGCGAGGGCGTCTCCTGCCTCGACGGGGGACTGTCGAGCTCGTTCGGCGAGCAGGACGGCCTGCCCGCGCCGAGCATCGAGTCGATCGCCGAGGCGGAGGGGCGCCTCTGGTTCGCCGCCGCCGACGGCGTCGCCGCCCACCGCCCCGATCGCGCCCCGCCGCAGACGCGCGTCAAGAACCCGCCGGCGGGGACCGTCGCCTCGCCCTTCTACCTCTTCGAGTTCGCCGGCGCCGACCTGGAGAGTCCGCCGGCGCGCCTGCGCTACTCCTGGCGTATCGACGGCGGCGAGTGGTCGCCCTGGTCCGCCGGGACGCTGGCCACCGTCGCGGAGCTGGCCAACGGGCGCCACGAGTTCGAGGTGCGCGCCCTCGACGGCGAGCTCAACGCCGACCCGACGCCCGCGGCCGTCGCCTTCGAGGTCAACACCTCGCTGTTCGACCTGGAGCTGGTCGACGCGGCGTTCGACCCGCTGTACGCCTCGCTGTACGCCTCCTACGCCGGCGAGACGGCCGCCGCGCGCCCCGCCCCGGGAAGGATCGCCGTGCGCAGCCGCTATGACCGGCCGTTGCGGGTGAAGATCGGCGCGTTCATCCCCGGGCTCATGGACTTCCCCACCGACACCGTGATGTCGGCGCCTCCGGGCGAGCTGGTCCGCGTCCCTCTGCGGGTCGAGCTGAGCGACCGCGTCCTCGACCTGGAGAAGACCGAGTCCCGCCAGCTGCGCCTGACCCTGCAGTACGCCATCGGCGGCGAGCGCAAGGAATACGAGAGCACGCTCGCGGTGACGGTCGTCGAGAAGAGCGGCATGGTCTGGGACGAGCCTGAGCGCATCGGGCTCTACATCACCCATGTGGACGAGGCGATCGAGCGCTTCGCGCGCGGGACGATCCAGGGCTTCCGCGAGGTCGAGCACTCGGCGATCGTCTACGACAACCTGCTGCGGGCGATCGAGCTCTTCGACGCGCTCGGCGCCCACGGCGTGCGCTACCTCCCCGATCCGGCGAACCCCTACGGCGGCATCGTGCCCGGCCGCCCGACGCTCGACGTCGTGCGGCTGCCCCGCGAGACGCTGCGCTCGCGCGCAGGGGACTGCGACGACCTGGCGGTGCTCTACGCGGCGCTGCTCGAGAACGTCGGCATCGACACGGCGCTCGTGGACGTGTTCGACCACGTCTTCGTCATGTTCGACACCGGGCTCACGGCGCGGAGCGCGGGCCAGGTGGCGCGCGACCCGGGGCTGCTGCACGTCGACGAGCGGGGCCGGGTCTGGGTCCCCGTCGAGACGACGGCCGTCGGGCAACCCTTCAGCGCCGCGTGGGACGCGGCCGCCTCGGCCCTCGCGAGCCGGCGCTTCGCGGTGATCGTGACAAAGGAAGCCTGGAGGAAGTACGCGCCGCTGCAGCCGCGCCCGCCGGCGCCGGACATCGTCGCTCCGCCGATCGAGGCCGTCCGCGGGCTCGTGGCGCAGGACGTGCGCCTGCAGGAGGAGGCGCTGACGAGCCCGCAGATGCGGGAGCTGGCGCAGCGCGTTGCGGCCGACCCGGCGGACGCAGCGGCCCTCAACGCGCTGGGTGTGCTGCTGGCACGGCGCGGCTACCTGGGACGGGCCGCCGCGCACTTCGAGCGCGTGATCGAGCTGCAGCCGGCGTTCGCGGGCGGCTACGGGAACCTCGGGAACGTGCGGTACGAGCAGGGGCGTTACACCGAGGCGGTGCGGCGCTACGGGGAGGCGCTGGCGCGGGCGGAACTGCCGGAGGTGCACGTGGAGCTGGCCCTGACCTTCTGCGAGCTGGGGCGTTTCGACCTGGCGCGGGAGCACTATCGGCGGGCGATGGCCCTCGGGGGGGACGCCGGGGATGTCGGGGACGCGGGGGGCGGGGCGGCGGCAGGAGGGACCGCCCGGTAGTCGGCGGGCACGCCGGCGGGCATCCGCCGGCCGCGCGCGCCGCGGTGGGGTGAGGGGTCGTTCGGCGAAAGGGGGCAGGGGATGGGACGCAGGGCGGTGGCGGTTGCAGTGGCGGGAATGGTGCTGATGGTGGCCGGAGCGGTGCGGGCGGAGGGGCCGGCGCAGGTCGGCGCGGTGGTCGCGGCGACCGGGAACGTCCAGGTGGGTCGCGACGGCGCCTGGCAGGCGGCGTCGGCGAAGATGCCGCTTTTCGAGGGCCAGATGATCCGGGCGGACGAAGCGGCGAAGGTGGAGGTCCTCTTCGACGGCGGCCTTCCGGCGACGGTCGCCGGCAAGGCGGAGATCGCGGTCTCCGACCTGCTCCTCAAGGCGCAGCTGGAGAAGGCGCGGGCAAAGATCGCCGCCCCGACGGACGCCACGAAGGCCGAGATGCAGGTCACGCCGCTGACCGGCGTGCGCGGGACCGAGAAGGCCGAGGAGAAGGCCGGGGACCTCAAGCGCGAGCACTACTGGAACGAGGGCGCGCCGGCCGCGAAGTAGCGCGATGCGCCCGACGTCGCCGGCGCGGGGCCCCGTGCGCCCCGCGCTCCTCGGCCTGCTCGTGGCCGCGCTCGCCGCGCTCGTCAGCGGCACGGAGCTGTTCCGCTCCTTCGAGCTGCGGACGGTCGACCTGCGTTTCCGGCTGCGCGGGGCGCGGCCGGTGCGCTCGCCGATCGCGGTGATCTTCATCGGCGAGGACAGCGTCGCCGCGTACGGCCGCTGGCCGTGGGGCTGGGACAAGCACGCGCTGCTCGTCGACGCCCTGCGCCGTGCGGGCGCGAAGCTCGTTCTCTTCGACGTGCTCTTCGCGGAGTCCCCCTCGCCCCAGGACGAGCGGCTGCTGGCGGGCACCGTCCGGGCGGCCGGGAACGTCCACCTCATCTCGTCGTTCGCGGGCGTCACGCCCGCGGGGGGCGGGGATGCGGGGCGCGTCCTCGGCGGCAGGTCGCTCACGGAGCCGGTCGCGGCGCTGCGGGCCGCCGCGGCTGGCGTCGGCCACGCGAACGCGGTTCGCGACGCCGACGGCGGGACGCGCCGCATACCGGCGGTGCTCTGGCACGAGGGCGCGCTCTACCCGTCGGCGGCGCTCCGGGCCGCGGCGCAGGCGCTGGGTGCCCCGGCCGCGGTGGCGCGGCTCACGGCTGATGGCGACCTCGAGCTGCTCCCCCCCGGCCGGCCGCCGGTGCGGGTGCCCGTCGACGCGGACGGCATGACGGCGCTGGACTTCGCGGGAGGATTCGAGGCCTTTCCCGTGCAGTACTCCTACCGGCAGGTCCTCGAGGCCGACGCCCATCCGGGCGCCGCCGCCGTCGACCTCGCGGCGCTCAGGGACAAGATCGTGGTCGTCGGCGTCAACTTCGCGGGGAACGTCGATCTGCAGCCGACGCCGTTCTCGACGGTGTACCCGATGTTCCTGATCCAGGCGACGATGATCGACAACGTCATCAACGGCGAGTTCCCGCACCGCCCGCCGCGGTGGGCGACGCTCGCCATCTGCCTGCTGCTGGGCGCGGCGGTCGGGGCGATCACCTCCAGCGTGCGGCCGGCGGCGAGCCTCGGGGCGGCGGGGCTCGCCGGCGCGGGCTACGCGGCGGTCGCCGTCGTCGCCTTCTCGCGCGGCAGCCTGCTGCTGCCGCTGGTCGCGCCGCTGGGGGCCATCCTGGCCTCGTACGTGGTGGCGACGACGATGCAGTACGTCGACGCCCGTGCCGAGAAGCAGCGCGCGCTCGAGCGTCTCAAGTACCTCGGGCACCTGGTCGAGTCGGCCGCGGAGGCGATCTTCAGCTTCGACCCCTCGGGGCGGATCGCGAGCTGGAACGCCGGCGCGGCCCGGGTCTACGGCTGGACCGAGCAGGAGGCGCTGGGGCGCGACTGGGCGATGCTGCTGGCGCCCGCCGCGCGCGCGCCCGTGGCGCAGGCGCTCGCCGGCCTGGCCGCGGGAGCGGCGGGCACGGGCCTGGAGGTGCCGCTGCTCGCGAGGGACGGCCGCGAGATTCCCGTCGAGATCGCCTTCTCGAGCATCCGCGACTCGGCCGGCACGGTGGTCGGCACGTCGGCGATCTCCGAGGACCTGACCGAGAAGAAGCGCATGCTCGAGATGCTCATCCAGTCGGAGAAGCTCGCGGAGATCGGCCGGATGGGCTCCGGGATCGTCCACGAGATCAAGAACCCGCTCACGTCCATCATGATGATGAGCGACATCATCGTCGCGACGAAGGACCTGCCGGAGAA
Above is a window of bacterium DNA encoding:
- a CDS encoding two-component regulator propeller domain-containing protein gives rise to the protein MSQSSGLSLVFAFCAAVAALPRPAGAAASPWRLFDRTHGLAGNTVQAVVPDGAGGLWIGTRDGLSRYDGERWQSMTTADGLPADDVHSLAPEADGGLWVGAGTGFGRIAGGRWSRLGLPGGPPQKRSRVTVATDRSGTTWLGHAGGLLRFDRAAGNLEPVAALAGRPVTALLADRDGRLWAGAGGDLWRAEQGAWALEREAADLPSGAVTALLQDSRGAVWCGGERGLAEYDGGAWRAARFGPDAGAAAVAALAEDGEGRLWVGTAAGAGYSDGYEWHWFDARSGLPADEVLALAADGNGSIWVGTARGLARFDASWSRPPAARRDGISLRAPLHRARDGSLYIAADAGFVVQRDGAFEIVGPRERLDARVRCLAEDAAGDLWVGTDQGLVRFDGRVREQHVPEVRTDYVEQPWGAVTAQRSVVCDRYRGLTGAEVTALAADADGGMWVGTDGGLSYLRGGEWTCLEGTQALPGHPVTALLVDPRGVLWVGTADGLWERAEGGWRRHDAASGLAANAVTALLADRAGRIWVGTERGLCRREGEGWVALGVREGLVSARVQTLFEDSRGRLWVGTREGVSCLDGGLSSSFGEQDGLPAPSIESIAEAEGRLWFAAADGVAAHRPDRAPPQTRVKNPPAGTVASPFYLFEFAGADLESPPARLRYSWRIDGGEWSPWSAGTLATVAELANGRHEFEVRALDGELNADPTPAAVAFEVNTSLFDLELVDAAFDPLYASLYASYAGETAAARPAPGRIAVRSRYDRPLRVKIGAFIPGLMDFPTDTVMSAPPGELVRVPLRVELSDRVLDLEKTESRQLRLTLQYAIGGERKEYESTLAVTVVEKSGMVWDEPERIGLYITHVDEAIERFARGTIQGFREVEHSAIVYDNLLRAIELFDALGAHGVRYLPDPANPYGGIVPGRPTLDVVRLPRETLRSRAGDCDDLAVLYAALLENVGIDTALVDVFDHVFVMFDTGLTARSAGQVARDPGLLHVDERGRVWVPVETTAVGQPFSAAWDAAASALASRRFAVIVTKEAWRKYAPLQPRPPAPDIVAPPIEAVRGLVAQDVRLQEEALTSPQMRELAQRVAADPADAAALNALGVLLARRGYLGRAAAHFERVIELQPAFAGGYGNLGNVRYEQGRYTEAVRRYGEALARAELPEVHVELALTFCELGRFDLAREHYRRAMALGGDAGDVGDAGGGAAAGGTAR
- a CDS encoding CHASE2 domain-containing protein — its product is MRPTSPARGPVRPALLGLLVAALAALVSGTELFRSFELRTVDLRFRLRGARPVRSPIAVIFIGEDSVAAYGRWPWGWDKHALLVDALRRAGAKLVLFDVLFAESPSPQDERLLAGTVRAAGNVHLISSFAGVTPAGGGDAGRVLGGRSLTEPVAALRAAAAGVGHANAVRDADGGTRRIPAVLWHEGALYPSAALRAAAQALGAPAAVARLTADGDLELLPPGRPPVRVPVDADGMTALDFAGGFEAFPVQYSYRQVLEADAHPGAAAVDLAALRDKIVVVGVNFAGNVDLQPTPFSTVYPMFLIQATMIDNVINGEFPHRPPRWATLAICLLLGAAVGAITSSVRPAASLGAAGLAGAGYAAVAVVAFSRGSLLLPLVAPLGAILASYVVATTMQYVDARAEKQRALERLKYLGHLVESAAEAIFSFDPSGRIASWNAGAARVYGWTEQEALGRDWAMLLAPAARAPVAQALAGLAAGAAGTGLEVPLLARDGREIPVEIAFSSIRDSAGTVVGTSAISEDLTEKKRMLEMLIQSEKLAEIGRMGSGIVHEIKNPLTSIMMMSDIIVATKDLPEKTLRYADIIQKESQRILRLSQNILSFARPQKPEMKATDVNRVIEDTLGLVEYELKKGKVKAATALDPALPPAWGDGEKLKQVFLNLVVNATHAMPEGGRLEVATCGPGAAAPWPPDGNGAGWTRASVGQPPAGPAVRVRIADHGSGMPPEVLARIFEPFFSTKGEGKGTGLGLYISRNIVLEHHGRIEVASAVGAGTAFTIALPVQAADGSTPTAPPPDPDAVVGGPQPG